A single region of the Buchnera aphidicola (Formosaphis micheliae) genome encodes:
- the asd gene encoding aspartate-semialdehyde dehydrogenase produces MKTVGFVGWRGMVGSVLLQRMQEENDFKNINPIFLSTSQPGKVGPIISGTIPTVLEDAYNIEILKSLNIIITCQGGEYTKKMFYTLRNSGWKGYWIDAASTLRMKDDTVIVLDPVNKHIIEKGINKGVNTFIGGNCTVSLMLMALGGLFVANLIEWISVSTYQAASGSGANYMLELLRQMGALYSVVSKEINDSSVTPLCIEKKVTQFVRSKDFPIEFFNVPLAGSLIPWIDVDIGSGQSKEEWKAQEEANKILGFKRKILIDGTAVRIGSLRCHSQSFVIKLKQDISLVDIEEILLNHNQWVRVIPNNIKNTVHELTPTAVTGKLIIPVGRLRKLSLGNKYLSAFSIGDQLLWGAAEPLRRILKLLVS; encoded by the coding sequence ATGAAAACAGTTGGGTTTGTGGGATGGAGAGGTATGGTTGGATCTGTTTTATTACAGAGAATGCAAGAAGAAAATGATTTTAAAAATATAAATCCTATTTTTTTATCAACGTCACAACCTGGTAAAGTTGGACCAATAATATCAGGTACAATTCCAACTGTTTTAGAAGATGCATACAATATTGAAATATTAAAATCATTAAATATTATTATAACTTGTCAAGGAGGTGAATATACAAAAAAAATGTTTTATACATTAAGAAACAGTGGTTGGAAAGGTTATTGGATTGATGCTGCTTCTACTCTTAGAATGAAAGATGATACTGTTATTGTATTAGATCCTGTTAATAAACATATAATAGAAAAAGGTATAAATAAAGGAGTAAATACTTTTATTGGTGGAAATTGTACTGTAAGTTTAATGTTAATGGCATTAGGAGGTTTATTTGTTGCTAATTTAATTGAATGGATTTCTGTATCTACTTATCAAGCTGCTTCTGGTAGCGGTGCAAATTATATGTTAGAATTACTTCGTCAAATGGGAGCATTGTATTCAGTAGTATCTAAAGAAATAAATGATTCAAGTGTTACTCCATTATGTATAGAAAAAAAGGTAACTCAATTTGTTCGATCAAAAGATTTTCCAATAGAGTTTTTTAATGTTCCTTTAGCTGGAAGTTTAATTCCTTGGATTGATGTTGATATAGGATCTGGTCAAAGTAAAGAAGAATGGAAAGCTCAAGAAGAAGCTAATAAAATATTAGGATTTAAAAGAAAGATTTTAATTGATGGAACAGCTGTAAGGATAGGTTCATTAAGGTGTCATAGTCAATCTTTTGTCATCAAGCTTAAACAGGATATTTCATTAGTAGATATAGAGGAAATATTACTTAATCATAATCAATGGGTCAGGGTTATACCAAATAATATAAAAAATACTGTACATGAATTGACTCCTACAGCAGTTACTGGAAAATTAATTATTCCTGTTGGTAGATTACGTAAACTTAGTTTAGGAAATAAATATTTGTCTGCTTTTTCTATAGGAGACCAATTGTTATGGGGTGCGGCGGAACCGTTACGTAGAATATTAAAATTGTTAGTATCTTAA
- a CDS encoding YhgN family NAAT transporter — MKNILSATILLILIMDPLGNLPIFMSVLKRITPHRRKKILIREMIIALLIMLIFLFLGETVLASLNLRTETVSISGGIILFLIAIKMIFPKEKINEKIILLKEEPFLVPLAVPLVAGPSSLATLILLTHEYPNKHLYLTGALIIAWAITVTILLSSEIFLRLFSPKGIDALERLMGLILIMLSTQMFLDGIQSWFQH; from the coding sequence ATGAAAAATATACTCTCTGCTACAATATTATTAATATTAATCATGGATCCATTAGGAAATTTACCTATATTTATGTCTGTACTAAAAAGAATAACTCCCCATAGACGAAAAAAAATACTCATTAGAGAAATGATTATTGCTTTACTAATTATGTTGATTTTTTTATTTTTAGGTGAAACAGTATTAGCTAGTCTTAACTTAAGGACTGAAACTGTATCCATATCCGGAGGAATTATTTTATTTTTAATTGCTATTAAAATGATATTTCCAAAAGAAAAAATAAATGAAAAAATAATTCTTTTAAAAGAAGAACCTTTTTTAGTACCATTAGCTGTTCCTTTAGTAGCAGGTCCTTCCTCACTAGCTACGCTAATATTACTTACACATGAATATCCAAATAAACATTTATATCTTACAGGAGCTCTCATCATTGCATGGGCTATTACTGTAACAATACTATTATCATCTGAAATATTTCTTCGTTTATTTAGCCCTAAAGGAATAGACGCATTGGAACGTTTAATGGGATTAATACTAATTATGCTATCAACACAAATGTTCCTTGACGGTATTCAATCTTGGTTTCAACATTAA
- the leuS gene encoding leucine--tRNA ligase translates to MTTYNNIDEIYQPEQIEPYVQNIWEKNNYFKVTENINKEKYYCLAMLPYPSGNLHMGHVRNYTISDVISRYHRMLGKNVLQPMGWDAFGLPAEEAAIKNNISPKTWTYQNIQKMKKQLKLLGFSYDWSREITTCESSFYHWEQWFFTKLYQSNLVYKKKSSVNWCPTDKTVLANEQIINGCCWRCNTKVILKYISQWFIRTTKYAEELLNDIKYLTQWPDKVKKMQKNWIGRMEIYEISLKILNSTEKIIIQTNIPDEIINTTYISISPFHDFVQKIIKKRKKIKKFIQNICNIMQKKNSINCITTLGINTNQYAIHPLTKALLPIWINNILLINDISDAIFSTPINNKNDFNFATKYQIKKQPKFILYNKKYTCNQYKTKNNTKKILYIDHLNDLKNKQINSTIINKILKKNGIAKLNVKYKLKDWTVSRQRYWGTPIPMLTNKKGKITPIPDNQLPLILSEQKNIVNFQHTKNQNKIHPIYINGKKFFKESDTFDTFMESSWYYIRYISPKFNTGIVDKNASNYWLPIDQYVGGIEHATMHLIYIRFYHKLLRDFGWVKTDEPIKQLLCQGMVLSNAFYYITHDNKKKWIDPKFVQIKKNTIGEKVYIHNITQKKLIHAGMIKMSKSKNNGIEPDIMIKKYGADTVRLFIMFAAPVENSLEWKESGIKGIHRFLQKLWKLIYYHINNIFFQKKIYLKKLTIKQQQIRSLLHKTIAKVSDDIERRKTFNTAISEIMKCVNYIIQQTIENEQDYLLVQEALTIIIKMLYPFVPHFSFFILKNMLNTHTENGEILWPKFDPNAIITQFKTKIIIQINGKIRCRISTSSSLSKEQIVNLAKLEPSIIKYTNHAKIKKIIYIPNKILNLVLY, encoded by the coding sequence ATGACTACATATAATAACATAGATGAAATATACCAACCCGAACAAATAGAACCATATGTACAAAATATATGGGAAAAAAATAATTACTTTAAAGTTACAGAAAATATAAATAAAGAAAAATATTATTGTTTAGCTATGCTTCCATATCCTTCAGGAAATTTACATATGGGTCACGTTAGAAATTATACTATTAGTGACGTGATATCTCGTTATCATAGAATGTTAGGTAAAAATGTACTACAACCTATGGGTTGGGATGCATTTGGATTACCTGCAGAAGAAGCAGCAATTAAAAATAATATCTCACCGAAAACATGGACTTATCAAAATATACAAAAAATGAAGAAACAGTTAAAACTATTAGGTTTTAGTTATGACTGGAGTAGAGAAATTACTACATGTGAATCCAGTTTTTACCATTGGGAACAATGGTTTTTTACTAAATTATATCAATCAAATCTTGTATACAAGAAAAAATCATCTGTTAATTGGTGCCCTACAGACAAAACTGTATTGGCAAATGAACAAATAATTAATGGATGTTGTTGGCGTTGTAATACCAAAGTAATTTTGAAATACATATCTCAATGGTTTATAAGAACTACTAAATATGCCGAAGAATTACTTAATGATATAAAATATTTAACACAATGGCCTGATAAAGTAAAAAAAATGCAAAAAAATTGGATTGGTCGTATGGAAATATATGAAATTTCTTTAAAAATTTTAAATAGTACAGAAAAAATTATAATACAGACCAATATACCTGATGAAATTATAAATACAACATATATATCTATTTCACCATTCCATGACTTTGTTCAAAAAATAATAAAAAAAAGAAAAAAAATTAAAAAATTTATACAAAATATATGTAACATTATGCAGAAAAAAAATTCTATAAATTGTATAACAACATTAGGAATAAATACCAATCAATATGCTATACACCCATTAACTAAAGCTTTATTACCTATCTGGATAAATAATATCTTACTTATTAACGATATTAGCGATGCTATTTTTTCAACACCTATAAACAATAAAAACGATTTTAATTTTGCTACTAAATATCAAATAAAAAAACAACCTAAATTTATTTTATATAATAAAAAATATACTTGTAATCAATATAAAACCAAAAACAATACAAAAAAAATATTATATATTGATCATTTAAATGATCTAAAAAATAAACAAATTAATTCTACAATAATTAATAAAATACTTAAAAAAAACGGCATCGCTAAATTAAATGTAAAATATAAACTAAAAGATTGGACTGTATCTAGACAAAGATATTGGGGTACACCTATTCCTATGCTCACGAATAAAAAAGGTAAAATTACTCCAATCCCAGATAATCAATTACCACTCATATTATCTGAACAAAAAAATATAGTAAATTTTCAACATACTAAAAATCAAAATAAAATTCATCCAATATATATAAATGGAAAAAAATTTTTTAAAGAATCTGACACATTTGATACATTTATGGAATCTTCTTGGTACTACATAAGATATATTTCACCAAAATTTAATACTGGCATAGTAGATAAAAATGCTTCTAATTATTGGCTACCAATAGATCAATATGTAGGAGGAATTGAACATGCTACAATGCATTTAATATACATTCGATTCTATCATAAATTATTAAGAGACTTTGGTTGGGTAAAAACAGACGAACCAATAAAACAACTATTATGTCAAGGAATGGTACTTTCAAATGCTTTTTATTATATAACACATGATAATAAAAAAAAATGGATTGATCCTAAATTTGTTCAAATTAAAAAAAATACAATAGGAGAAAAAGTATATATACATAATATAACACAAAAAAAATTAATTCATGCTGGTATGATAAAAATGTCAAAATCGAAAAATAATGGAATAGAACCTGATATTATGATTAAAAAATATGGAGCAGATACAGTTAGACTATTTATTATGTTTGCAGCACCTGTAGAAAATTCACTAGAATGGAAAGAATCTGGAATAAAAGGTATTCATCGTTTCTTACAAAAATTATGGAAATTAATATACTATCATATAAATAATATTTTTTTTCAAAAAAAAATATATCTTAAAAAACTGACAATAAAACAACAACAAATACGTTCTTTACTACACAAAACTATTGCAAAAGTATCTGATGACATCGAACGCCGTAAAACTTTTAATACAGCCATATCAGAAATTATGAAATGTGTTAACTACATTATTCAACAAACAATAGAAAATGAACAAGATTACCTATTAGTACAAGAAGCTTTAACTATAATTATAAAAATGTTATATCCGTTTGTACCTCATTTTAGTTTTTTCATTTTAAAAAACATGTTAAATACACATACTGAAAACGGTGAAATTTTATGGCCAAAATTTGATCCTAATGCAATTATTACTCAATTTAAAACAAAAATTATAATACAAATTAATGGAAAAATACGTTGTAGAATATCTACTAGTTCTTCTCTATCTAAAGAACAAATTGTTAACTTAGCTAAACTAGAACCTTCAATAATTAAATATACTAATCATGCCAAAATAAAAAAAATAATTTATATACCTAATAAAATATTAAATTTAGTATTATATTAA
- a CDS encoding transporter associated domain-containing protein: MNNKKQKNKENKKSFFSILLNQIFHDEPKNEEELLKLIHDSKENTLIDQNTGNMLEGIINITKQRIRDIMIPRSQMIVLKPHYTIDKCLHIIIKSEHSRFPVISKDNNYIKGILIAKDLLLFIKNKQKKFYIKNILRPAIIVPESKYVNNMLQEFCLNQFHMAIVIDEFGTVSGLITIEDILELIVVKINNTYYQKKKINIKKLNTRTFTIQAITKIEEFNKIFNTNFNKKEVNTIGDLVIKTCGYLPKIGDTININGYLFTIQLANNKQLIRLHVSLPTNSIN; this comes from the coding sequence ATGAACAATAAAAAACAAAAAAATAAAGAAAATAAAAAAAGTTTTTTCTCTATTTTATTAAATCAAATATTTCATGATGAACCTAAAAATGAAGAAGAATTGTTAAAATTAATACACGATTCAAAAGAAAATACTCTGATAGATCAAAATACTGGTAATATGTTAGAAGGTATAATAAACATTACTAAACAACGTATACGAGACATTATGATTCCACGTTCACAAATGATCGTATTAAAACCACATTATACAATTGATAAATGTTTACATATCATAATTAAGTCAGAACATTCTAGATTTCCTGTAATAAGCAAAGATAATAATTATATTAAAGGAATCTTAATAGCTAAAGATTTATTACTATTCATAAAAAATAAACAAAAAAAATTCTATATAAAAAATATTTTACGACCAGCTATTATTGTACCGGAAAGCAAGTATGTTAATAACATGCTACAAGAATTTTGTTTGAACCAATTTCATATGGCAATTGTCATAGATGAATTTGGCACTGTTTCTGGATTAATTACTATAGAAGATATTTTAGAATTAATAGTTGTAAAAATAAATAATACTTATTATCAAAAAAAAAAAATAAATATTAAAAAACTCAATACACGAACTTTTACCATCCAAGCTATTACAAAAATTGAAGAATTTAATAAAATTTTTAATACTAATTTTAATAAGAAAGAAGTTAATACAATTGGAGATTTAGTAATTAAAACATGCGGATATCTTCCTAAAATAGGAGATACCATAAATATTAATGGGTATTTATTTACAATACAACTAGCTAATAATAAACAATTAATACGATTACATGTTAGCTTACCAACAAATAGTATTAATTAA
- a CDS encoding phosphoglycerate kinase — translation MIHFSQLNIFNKRVLIRLDLNVPIKNNIIQSHARILAALPTIKIALKKNAKVIIMSHLGRPKIEQFNPELSLFPIYQFLKKILKNNTVYFCKDYLNGVYINNGELLVLENVRFNIGEKENKSTLAKKYANLCDIFVMDAFGAAHRIEASTYGVMEFSPISCAGPLLISEIKAITQALKNPNRPMVAVIGGAKISTKFNILNSLVNIADKIIVGGGIANTFIAINNNIGKSLHEPKFIQQAKILTKKNNILIPVDSRVGTYFDNNTPAKIKKINEINNDEEIMDFGDQTIKNMVLILNSAKTILWNGPVGVFEFQNFREGTKILAKTIAKSNAFSIAGGGDTLAVIEMFSIKHKISYISTGGGAFLQFIEKNTLPTIEMLKKITMHKNI, via the coding sequence ATGATTCATTTTTCTCAATTAAATATTTTTAACAAACGTGTATTAATAAGATTAGACTTAAACGTACCCATAAAAAATAACATCATACAATCTCACGCTAGAATTTTAGCTGCATTACCCACTATTAAAATCGCATTAAAAAAAAATGCAAAAGTTATCATTATGTCTCATTTAGGTAGACCAAAAATAGAACAATTTAATCCAGAATTATCATTATTTCCTATCTATCAATTTTTAAAAAAAATATTAAAGAATAATACTGTTTATTTTTGTAAAGATTATCTAAATGGCGTTTATATTAATAACGGTGAATTATTAGTTTTAGAAAACGTACGATTTAATATAGGAGAAAAAGAAAACAAAAGTACTTTAGCTAAAAAATATGCTAACTTATGCGACATTTTTGTTATGGATGCTTTTGGTGCAGCACATCGAATTGAAGCATCTACTTATGGAGTTATGGAATTTTCTCCTATATCATGTGCTGGTCCATTATTAATATCTGAAATAAAAGCAATTACACAAGCTTTAAAAAATCCTAATCGTCCAATGGTTGCTGTAATTGGAGGTGCGAAAATATCTACGAAATTTAATATATTAAATTCCTTAGTAAATATAGCAGATAAAATTATTGTAGGAGGAGGAATAGCTAACACTTTCATAGCTATTAATAACAATATAGGAAAATCTTTACATGAACCAAAATTTATTCAACAAGCTAAAATATTAACAAAAAAAAACAATATATTAATTCCTGTAGATTCTAGAGTAGGGACATATTTTGATAATAACACTCCTGCGAAAATAAAAAAAATTAATGAAATTAATAATGATGAAGAAATTATGGATTTTGGTGATCAAACTATAAAAAATATGGTCTTAATATTAAACTCTGCTAAAACTATTTTATGGAATGGACCAGTCGGTGTTTTTGAATTCCAAAATTTTAGGGAAGGTACAAAAATATTAGCAAAAACTATTGCTAAAAGTAATGCTTTTTCAATAGCCGGAGGAGGAGATACTTTAGCAGTAATAGAAATGTTTTCTATAAAGCATAAAATTTCATACATTTCAACTGGTGGAGGCGCTTTTTTACAATTTATAGAAAAAAATACACTACCTACTATAGAAATGTTAAAAAAAATCACCATGCATAAAAACATATAA
- the thyA gene encoding thymidylate synthase — protein MKEYLNLVKKIIKDGKNKQDRTGTGTLSIFGYHIKFNLQHGFPLVTTKECHIPSIIYELLWFLKGETNIQYLNQKKISIWNKWANEKGDLGPIYGKQWRKWKTSKNTYIDQIQNALYMIKNEPNSRRIIVSSWNVSDIPKMALPPCHILFQFYVIDNTLSCQIYQRSCDVFLGLPFNLASYAMLIHMFAQQCNLSVGDLLWTGGDVHLYNNHLTQAKYQILRTPKKKPTLIIKNKPNSLFEYHINNFCFIGYKPFPRIKADISI, from the coding sequence ATGAAAGAATATTTAAACTTAGTAAAAAAAATTATAAAAGATGGAAAAAATAAACAAGATAGAACTGGTACTGGTACTTTATCTATTTTTGGATACCATATTAAATTTAATTTACAACATGGTTTCCCTTTAGTAACAACAAAAGAATGTCACATACCATCTATTATATATGAATTATTGTGGTTCCTTAAAGGTGAAACTAATATTCAATATCTAAATCAAAAAAAAATATCTATATGGAACAAATGGGCTAACGAAAAAGGAGATCTTGGTCCTATTTATGGCAAACAATGGAGAAAATGGAAAACATCCAAAAATACATACATAGATCAAATTCAAAATGCTTTATATATGATAAAAAACGAACCTAACTCACGTCGAATTATAGTTTCTTCTTGGAATGTTAGTGATATACCAAAAATGGCACTACCTCCATGTCATATATTATTTCAATTCTATGTTATAGATAATACCTTAAGTTGTCAAATATATCAAAGATCGTGTGATGTATTTTTAGGACTACCATTTAATCTAGCGAGCTATGCAATGTTAATACATATGTTCGCACAACAGTGCAATTTATCTGTTGGTGATTTATTATGGACAGGAGGAGACGTTCATTTATACAATAACCATTTAACACAAGCTAAATATCAAATTTTAAGAACTCCTAAAAAAAAACCAACATTAATTATTAAAAACAAACCTAATTCATTATTTGAATATCATATTAATAATTTTTGTTTTATAGGATACAAACCATTTCCACGAATTAAAGCTGATATTTCCATTTAA
- the tusA gene encoding sulfurtransferase TusA produces the protein MKHQKNHFLNLVNLRCPDPIIRIRNKLREIKFNETILIYSDDPSTKRDIPKLCCFMGHTLIHCYLNVIPYKYLLKKGKKI, from the coding sequence ATGAAACATCAAAAAAATCATTTTCTAAATTTAGTTAATTTACGTTGTCCTGATCCAATTATTAGAATAAGAAATAAATTGAGAGAAATAAAATTTAATGAAACAATACTAATTTATTCAGATGACCCATCAACAAAAAGAGATATTCCTAAACTATGTTGTTTTATGGGACATACGTTAATACACTGCTATTTAAACGTAATACCATATAAATATTTGTTAAAAAAAGGAAAAAAAATATAA
- the holA gene encoding DNA polymerase III subunit delta, with the protein MMIIYSHNIPDILLHKLNTIYLIVGKNEFFIQFSEKILLKYAKKKFFYTKKEITITSNEQWKQLISIYSNNTIFSEKTIIICQYTLNIFEKDFLFNFKKISNLSNPNILLIIKLNYIVYINYNINILNIIKKKSIIIFCNALLPNQYINWINYIITKKKLNIHQDSKKYIYKNYEGNLFELSNILNILKLLYPSTLIKINDIKNIVENLAIFTPQQWIDAILKNKKKQSINIIHRLSQQKYDPIILIRTLQKDLLILIYMIKNKSINLNIFFKEKKICSSRHIIFINACKKYTIIKLYKVIKIITCIELKIKEKYNNKTLWILLKKLTLQF; encoded by the coding sequence ATGATGATAATTTACTCTCATAACATACCAGATATTTTACTACACAAGTTAAATACTATATACTTAATTGTTGGTAAAAATGAATTTTTTATTCAATTCAGTGAAAAAATTTTACTTAAATACGCAAAAAAAAAATTTTTTTATACAAAAAAAGAAATTACTATTACTTCAAATGAACAATGGAAACAATTAATTTCTATATACTCTAATAACACTATTTTTTCGGAAAAAACAATTATTATATGTCAGTATACTCTTAATATATTTGAAAAAGATTTTTTATTTAATTTTAAAAAAATATCTAATTTATCTAATCCAAATATTTTATTAATAATAAAATTAAATTATATCGTTTATATTAATTATAATATAAATATATTAAATATTATCAAAAAAAAATCAATAATAATTTTCTGCAATGCATTGTTACCAAATCAATATATTAATTGGATAAACTATATAATTACTAAAAAAAAATTAAACATACATCAAGATTCAAAAAAATATATATATAAAAATTATGAAGGAAATTTATTTGAACTATCTAATATATTAAATATATTAAAATTACTCTATCCATCTACTTTAATAAAAATTAATGACATAAAAAATATTGTAGAAAATTTAGCTATATTTACTCCACAACAATGGATTGATGCAATATTAAAAAATAAAAAAAAACAATCCATAAACATTATACATAGATTAAGTCAACAGAAATATGATCCAATTATTTTAATAAGAACGTTACAAAAAGATTTATTAATCTTAATTTATATGATTAAAAATAAATCAATTAATTTAAATATATTTTTTAAAGAAAAAAAAATATGTTCCTCACGTCATATAATATTTATAAATGCATGTAAAAAATATACAATAATAAAATTATATAAAGTAATAAAAATTATTACTTGTATCGAATTAAAAATCAAAGAAAAATATAATAATAAAACATTATGGATTTTATTAAAAAAATTAACCTTACAATTTTAA
- the miaB gene encoding tRNA (N6-isopentenyl adenosine(37)-C2)-methylthiotransferase MiaB, translating into MKKKVYIKTWGCQMNNYDSSIISRILKKENNYDIIDTSETADILILNTCSIREKAQEKVFHQLGRWKNLKYKNPNLIIAVGGCVATQEGEKIKERAKYVDIIFGTQTLHRLSNMIKNVHKSKNTVIDITFPKIEKFDYILKPDVSQVSAFVTIMEGCNKYCSFCIVPYTRGREISRPYNDILHEIYQLSKTGVKEINLLGQNVNAYKIFNKNGTIYKFSELLRDVAKIETIKRIRFTTSNPIEFTDDIIEVYKDTPKLVNYLHLPVQSGSDRILKLMKRSHTISEYKKIIKKILKIRPNIHISSDFIVGFPGETSHDFQKTLSLVREIKFDTSYSFLYSPRPGTPASKLLDNIQEHEKKQRLYTLQKLINQQTEYWNKKILHSTQSVLVEGISKKNIMKLSGRTDTNKIVHFTGSPKMIGTLVNLKITHYYQNSLKGELI; encoded by the coding sequence ATGAAAAAAAAAGTATATATTAAAACTTGGGGTTGTCAAATGAATAATTATGATTCATCAATTATTTCCAGAATATTAAAAAAAGAAAATAATTATGATATCATTGATACATCTGAAACAGCTGATATTCTAATTTTAAACACATGTTCAATCAGAGAAAAAGCACAAGAAAAAGTATTTCATCAATTAGGTAGATGGAAAAATTTAAAATATAAAAATCCAAATTTAATCATTGCAGTAGGAGGTTGTGTAGCTACACAAGAAGGTGAAAAAATAAAAGAACGCGCAAAATATGTTGATATAATATTCGGCACTCAAACACTTCATCGTTTATCAAATATGATAAAAAACGTACATAAATCAAAAAATACTGTAATAGATATTACTTTTCCTAAAATAGAAAAATTTGATTATATTTTAAAACCTGACGTTTCACAAGTATCTGCTTTCGTCACTATAATGGAGGGTTGTAATAAATATTGTTCTTTTTGTATAGTTCCTTATACACGTGGTAGAGAAATTAGCAGGCCTTATAATGATATTTTACATGAAATATATCAATTATCAAAAACAGGAGTCAAAGAAATCAATTTGTTAGGACAAAATGTCAATGCATATAAAATATTTAACAAGAATGGAACAATTTATAAATTTTCAGAATTATTAAGAGATGTAGCAAAAATAGAAACAATCAAAAGAATTCGTTTTACTACTAGCAATCCAATTGAATTTACAGATGATATTATTGAAGTATATAAAGATACTCCAAAACTGGTAAACTATCTCCATCTACCAGTGCAAAGCGGATCAGATAGAATTCTTAAATTAATGAAAAGATCTCATACTATTTCAGAATATAAAAAAATTATAAAAAAAATATTAAAGATACGTCCTAACATTCATATAAGTTCTGATTTTATTGTAGGATTTCCTGGTGAAACATCACATGATTTCCAAAAAACTTTATCATTAGTTCGAGAAATTAAATTTGATACAAGTTATAGTTTTTTATATTCTCCTAGACCTGGAACACCAGCGTCAAAATTATTAGATAATATTCAAGAACATGAAAAAAAACAAAGACTTTATACCCTTCAAAAATTAATTAATCAACAAACTGAATATTGGAATAAAAAGATATTACATAGTACTCAATCTGTATTAGTTGAAGGAATTTCAAAAAAAAATATTATGAAACTGTCTGGAAGAACAGACACTAACAAAATAGTTCATTTTACAGGATCTCCAAAAATGATTGGAACATTGGTGAATTTAAAAATCACTCATTACTATCAAAATTCTTTAAAAGGAGAATTAATTTAA
- the ybeY gene encoding rRNA maturation RNase YbeY — protein sequence MKRIIIDIQKTCINSFYTPKKKDFKKWLKEILKFYQSTYEITIRIVGKKEMININEKYRNQKKPTNILSFSYDNNSQKKLKFLGDLIVCSQILSEEAKQQKKNIKSHWAHIIIHGTLHLLQYKHTTKTQQRKMESLESNIMLSLGYNNPYQF from the coding sequence ATGAAACGAATAATTATCGATATACAAAAAACATGTATCAATTCTTTTTATACACCTAAAAAAAAAGATTTTAAAAAATGGTTAAAAGAAATTCTAAAATTTTATCAATCAACTTACGAAATTACTATAAGAATAGTGGGTAAAAAAGAAATGATCAATATAAACGAAAAATATAGAAATCAAAAAAAACCTACAAATATTTTATCTTTTTCATATGATAACAACAGTCAAAAAAAATTAAAATTTTTAGGAGATTTAATAGTTTGCAGTCAAATATTATCGGAAGAAGCTAAGCAACAAAAAAAAAACATAAAGTCCCATTGGGCCCATATAATTATTCATGGCACATTACATTTATTACAATATAAACATACAACAAAAACACAACAAAGAAAAATGGAATCGTTAGAAAGTAACATTATGTTATCTTTAGGATATAATAATCCATATCAATTTTAA